A genomic window from Haladaptatus caseinilyticus includes:
- a CDS encoding S8 family peptidase, with translation MVRKANGVSRRNVLKLTGGSLAAAGATGLASAAPTDKVEVNVGFNSERGRAMARSSADEVVREFNSIKVMTIRVPKRTATALEKNPNVRYVEANGTMEALAETLPWGIDRVDAEVAHANGDLGAGADIAIVDTGIDDDHPDLQDHLGSGKAFVSCGNGGYFGNCAFSGNSNSCNNSWSDDNNHGTHCAGIAAGDDNTEGVVGVSPNATLHAVKVLDCAGSGSFSDIAAGVEYVADQGWDVASMSLGGSSGSAALHDAIQYAYDNGVSLIAAAGNSGQCTDCVGYPAAYPETIAVASSNESDGQSSFSSQGPEVDIIAPGTDIYSSVPGGYDTYSGTSMATPHVAGAVGQLMAQGYSARDAESQILSTAKDLGLPANEQGQGLLDVAAALGLDSSDN, from the coding sequence ATGGTAAGGAAAGCCAATGGCGTTTCGCGGCGGAATGTACTCAAACTCACCGGCGGTTCACTGGCGGCAGCAGGTGCGACTGGTCTCGCGTCCGCGGCTCCGACCGACAAGGTGGAGGTCAACGTCGGATTCAACAGCGAACGCGGCCGAGCGATGGCCCGAAGCAGTGCGGACGAGGTCGTTCGGGAGTTCAACTCGATTAAAGTAATGACCATCCGAGTGCCGAAGCGGACAGCAACCGCACTCGAAAAGAACCCGAACGTGCGCTACGTCGAGGCAAACGGTACGATGGAAGCCCTCGCGGAGACCCTCCCGTGGGGCATCGACCGCGTCGACGCGGAGGTCGCTCACGCGAACGGAGACCTCGGAGCAGGTGCCGACATCGCTATCGTCGACACTGGAATCGACGACGATCATCCGGACCTACAGGACCACCTCGGTTCCGGGAAAGCCTTCGTCTCCTGTGGCAACGGCGGTTACTTCGGAAACTGTGCGTTCTCCGGGAACAGCAATTCCTGTAACAACTCGTGGTCGGACGACAACAACCACGGGACCCATTGTGCCGGTATCGCAGCAGGCGACGACAATACGGAAGGTGTCGTCGGCGTCTCGCCGAACGCAACGCTCCACGCGGTCAAAGTGCTGGACTGTGCCGGTAGCGGTTCGTTCTCCGACATCGCCGCCGGTGTCGAGTACGTTGCCGACCAAGGCTGGGACGTTGCCAGCATGAGCCTCGGTGGTTCGTCCGGTTCCGCCGCACTTCACGATGCAATCCAGTACGCCTACGACAACGGCGTCTCGCTCATCGCGGCTGCAGGTAACTCCGGCCAGTGTACCGACTGTGTCGGCTACCCGGCAGCGTACCCGGAGACCATCGCAGTGGCGTCCTCGAACGAGAGTGACGGTCAGTCTTCGTTCTCCAGCCAAGGCCCGGAAGTCGATATCATCGCACCCGGGACGGACATCTACTCGTCGGTTCCGGGTGGCTACGACACGTATTCAGGGACGTCGATGGCGACCCCGCACGTTGCCGGTGCCGTCGGCCAACTGATGGCACAGGGATACTCCGCTCGCGACGCCGAGAGTCAAATCCTGAGCACGGCGAAAGACCTCGGCCTGCCGGCGAACGAGCAAGGGCAGGGACTGCTCGACGTGGCGGCCGCACTCGGTCTCGACTCCAGCGACAACTAA
- a CDS encoding S8 family peptidase has translation MARKANGVSRRNVLKLTGGSLAMAGTAGLASAAPTDTVEVNVGVKSGRGRSAALSAASDVVRDFDSIDVVTIRVAKKAISGLQSNPNVRYVEENGTMHALAETEPWGVDRIDADVAHANGETGAGADIAILDTGIDSDHPDLQANLGAGKAFVSCKGGPSKCRYDWDDDNDHGTHCAGIADAVDNSQGVIGVSTEATLHAVKVLDSRGSGTFSDIAAGIEYVADQGWDVGSMSLGASSGSQALRDACQYAVNNGVFLVGAAGNSGPCSDCVGYPAAYPEVMAVSSTNSSDDLSSFSSQGPEVEIAAPGTDIYSTVPGGYDTFSGTSMATPHVAGAGGQLMANGSSNTGARDTIKQTAEDIGLSSNESGSGLLDVAAALGLDSSDN, from the coding sequence ATGGCAAGGAAAGCTAATGGCGTTTCGCGGCGGAATGTACTCAAACTCACTGGCGGTTCACTGGCAATGGCCGGTACGGCTGGTCTCGCGTCCGCGGCACCGACCGACACGGTGGAAGTCAACGTCGGGGTCAAGAGCGGACGCGGTCGTAGCGCGGCGCTGAGCGCCGCAAGCGACGTAGTTCGCGACTTCGACTCGATCGACGTGGTGACGATTCGAGTCGCCAAGAAAGCGATTTCCGGACTACAGAGCAACCCGAACGTACGCTACGTCGAGGAAAACGGCACGATGCACGCCCTCGCGGAGACCGAGCCGTGGGGTGTCGACCGCATCGACGCAGACGTTGCCCACGCAAACGGCGAAACGGGAGCAGGTGCCGACATCGCCATCCTCGATACGGGCATCGACTCCGACCATCCCGATTTGCAGGCTAACCTCGGTGCTGGCAAAGCGTTCGTCAGCTGTAAAGGAGGACCGAGCAAGTGCCGATATGACTGGGATGACGACAACGACCACGGCACCCACTGTGCCGGTATCGCTGACGCCGTGGACAACAGCCAAGGTGTCATCGGCGTCTCGACCGAGGCGACGCTCCACGCCGTTAAAGTCCTCGACAGCCGCGGCAGCGGTACCTTCTCCGACATCGCCGCCGGTATCGAGTACGTCGCCGACCAGGGTTGGGATGTCGGGAGCATGAGTCTCGGGGCATCTTCGGGATCACAAGCGCTTCGTGATGCTTGTCAATACGCCGTGAACAATGGCGTCTTCCTCGTTGGTGCAGCGGGTAACTCGGGTCCATGTTCGGACTGTGTCGGCTATCCGGCCGCCTACCCCGAAGTGATGGCCGTCAGTTCGACGAACTCCAGCGACGACCTCTCGTCGTTCTCCAGTCAGGGGCCGGAAGTCGAAATCGCCGCACCCGGGACGGACATCTACTCGACCGTTCCCGGCGGCTACGATACGTTCTCCGGGACGTCGATGGCGACTCCACACGTCGCGGGCGCAGGTGGTCAACTAATGGCCAACGGGTCGTCGAACACGGGGGCACGCGATACGATCAAACAGACCGCCGAAGACATCGGCCTGTCGAGTAACGAGTCCGGCTCCGGCCTCCTCGACGTGGCCGCCGCACTCGGTCTCGACTCCAGCGACAACTGA
- a CDS encoding DUF2797 domain-containing protein, with protein sequence MQIVGYDTGVSEDGAPALLVSDGDSLVREELARGSKLEYTLGQRHCAGTFDGSVHIPCTRPSAPYCDSHTSTWICARCTGTCLKDEMDCYEDHAIYLAAFAPATFKVGVTREWRLDTRLREQGADRAAHLQTVKDGRIARQLEAEIARDFTDRVRVPTKIRDLNRSVDEPAWQNALSAFDPIDTFSFDYRLELDSTPVHETLASGTVIGTQGRVLVLEHGGTAYATDMRDLVGYELEPGATDRRLQASLGTF encoded by the coding sequence GTGCAAATCGTCGGGTACGACACGGGTGTCTCGGAAGATGGCGCACCTGCTCTGCTGGTGAGCGACGGTGATTCTCTCGTACGCGAGGAACTGGCTCGGGGTTCCAAACTCGAATACACGCTAGGCCAACGACACTGCGCCGGAACGTTCGACGGTTCTGTCCACATCCCTTGTACTCGTCCAAGCGCGCCCTACTGTGATTCCCACACAAGCACGTGGATCTGTGCTCGCTGTACCGGCACCTGTCTCAAGGACGAGATGGACTGTTACGAGGATCACGCGATTTATCTGGCGGCGTTCGCTCCGGCAACGTTCAAAGTCGGCGTAACCCGTGAATGGCGACTCGACACCCGTCTCCGGGAGCAGGGTGCAGACCGCGCCGCGCATCTCCAGACCGTAAAAGACGGTCGAATTGCCCGTCAACTCGAAGCCGAAATCGCTCGCGATTTCACGGACCGGGTCCGCGTCCCGACGAAAATTCGAGACCTCAACCGATCAGTGGACGAACCGGCGTGGCAAAACGCCCTGTCGGCGTTCGACCCGATCGACACGTTCTCTTTCGATTACCGGTTAGAGCTCGACTCCACTCCGGTCCACGAGACGCTGGCCAGCGGAACCGTCATCGGCACACAGGGTCGTGTTCTCGTCCTCGAACACGGAGGGACTGCCTACGCAACCGACATGCGTGATCTCGTCGGCTACGAACTCGAACCCGGTGCGACCGACCGTCGTCTGCAGGCCAGCCTCGGCACCTTTTAG
- a CDS encoding DEAD/DEAH box helicase, whose amino-acid sequence MADVTISFEGGTLRVETERDVPFTEPDPRSKTRRASAFRYASLLHYLDTHDITTDDSVLDLPEIPLLYSAYELREYQESALDSWENSDRRGVLELPTGSGKTVIGVKAIERCQTPALVIVPTIDLLEQWRGILETEFDVPIGQLGGGEQRVEALTVSTYDSAYLRADEIGDRFGLVVFDEVHHLGGEGYREIARLLAAPERMGLTATFERPDGAHEVVTDLVGPRVFDIGVDDLAGDYLAPYDVKRLTVELTPDERERYEREQGVFTDYLAQSNIRMRSGSDYRELVKRSGSDPKAREALLAKQRARDIMMNSEGKVTTLGEILERHQGDRVIVFTAHNDLVYRLSERFLIPAITHQTSAAERRDVLGRFRSGEYSRVITSNVLDEGVDVPDANVAVVLSGSGSEREFTQRLGRILRSKEDGGRAILYEVVTEETAEVRVANRRR is encoded by the coding sequence GTGGCCGACGTGACCATCTCGTTCGAGGGCGGGACGCTTCGGGTCGAAACCGAACGTGACGTACCGTTTACCGAACCCGACCCCCGCTCGAAGACGCGGCGTGCTTCGGCGTTCCGATACGCTTCCCTTCTCCACTATCTCGATACACACGACATCACGACGGACGATTCCGTGCTCGATCTGCCGGAGATTCCACTCCTGTACTCGGCCTACGAACTCCGTGAGTATCAGGAAAGTGCCCTCGATTCGTGGGAAAATTCGGACCGACGCGGCGTGCTCGAACTCCCAACGGGAAGCGGAAAAACGGTTATCGGCGTCAAAGCTATCGAACGATGTCAAACACCGGCGCTCGTCATCGTTCCGACCATCGACTTGCTCGAACAGTGGCGGGGAATCCTCGAAACCGAGTTCGATGTTCCGATCGGTCAACTCGGCGGCGGCGAACAGCGCGTCGAAGCCCTTACGGTTTCGACGTACGACTCGGCGTACCTCCGGGCGGACGAGATCGGCGACCGATTCGGCCTCGTCGTTTTCGACGAGGTTCATCACCTCGGCGGCGAAGGCTACCGTGAAATCGCCCGTCTCCTCGCCGCACCGGAACGTATGGGTCTGACGGCGACGTTCGAACGGCCCGACGGTGCACACGAAGTCGTCACGGACCTCGTCGGGCCGAGGGTGTTCGACATCGGCGTGGACGACCTCGCTGGCGATTATCTCGCTCCCTACGACGTAAAACGTCTGACCGTCGAGCTCACGCCCGACGAGCGAGAGCGCTACGAACGAGAACAGGGTGTTTTCACGGATTACCTCGCGCAGTCGAACATCCGGATGCGGAGCGGGAGCGATTATCGGGAACTCGTCAAGCGGTCCGGAAGTGACCCGAAAGCCCGCGAAGCCCTGCTCGCGAAGCAACGAGCGCGGGACATCATGATGAACAGCGAAGGGAAAGTGACTACGCTCGGGGAGATTCTGGAGCGACACCAGGGGGACCGCGTCATCGTCTTTACGGCGCACAACGACTTGGTGTACCGGCTTTCGGAGCGATTTCTCATTCCCGCCATCACCCATCAGACCTCGGCTGCCGAGCGCAGGGACGTTCTCGGTCGATTTCGGTCGGGTGAGTATTCGCGTGTCATCACGTCGAACGTGCTGGATGAAGGCGTAGACGTTCCCGACGCGAACGTGGCCGTCGTCCTCTCCGGAAGCGGAAGCGAACGTGAATTCACGCAACGACTCGGTCGAATCCTCCGGTCGAAGGAGGACGGTGGTCGCGCGATTCTCTACGAAGTCGTGACGGAGGAGACCGCCGAAGTTCGAGTCGCGAACCGTCGGCGATAA
- a CDS encoding DUF790 family protein yields MLTKDLLRVSRAGGGYHPQFAGRTHRPLSARVLGTYQGHVGNPRSELQIALADLETDAPDFKLVRGFAKLLERESTFEPQAPVPPERARNVAFEEAEAVGVTCDADRETALRRAGDRLDASPEDIERSLYADLEERQILTNFDSRWNPDELVSQYNLSLAQTALFDATELRVRSADPKALVSAVKRLRLMYEIRKTSDGREVVVTGPDALFRATRRYGTRFARLLRTVVKADEWHLTATIDDHGTERELTLSDADPLNGPGTDPVSELAFDSEVEREFATRFDALGLDWNLVREPEPLEAGSRVMIPDFAFDYRHADFRVFFEIMGFWTPEYVEKKLSQLDTVADELLVAVDESLGVGEAITARDHKAIPYSDRIRVKDVRDALRRYEEELVAESRASLPDEIVPEADVVSLADLAADHGVSEDAIEDTAFPEHERVGRTLIRPGVLDELADGIEDGMGYSEVGNLLSDAEIDDASAVLSRLGYTVEWEGLSGGTIRKR; encoded by the coding sequence GTGCTTACGAAAGACCTGCTCCGGGTGTCACGCGCCGGGGGAGGCTATCATCCACAGTTCGCCGGGCGAACACACCGCCCGCTCTCCGCACGCGTCCTCGGGACCTATCAGGGACACGTCGGAAACCCGCGTTCGGAACTCCAGATCGCTCTCGCCGACCTCGAAACCGATGCCCCGGATTTCAAACTCGTCCGCGGGTTCGCCAAACTGCTCGAACGCGAATCGACCTTCGAGCCACAAGCACCCGTTCCCCCGGAACGTGCTCGAAACGTCGCCTTCGAGGAAGCTGAGGCTGTCGGTGTCACGTGCGACGCCGACCGCGAAACCGCGCTCCGTCGTGCTGGTGACCGACTCGACGCGTCGCCCGAGGACATCGAGCGTTCGCTGTATGCCGACCTGGAAGAGCGACAGATCCTCACGAACTTCGATTCGCGTTGGAACCCCGACGAACTGGTTTCCCAGTACAACCTCTCGCTCGCACAGACCGCGCTGTTCGATGCGACCGAACTTCGGGTTCGAAGCGCCGACCCGAAAGCGCTCGTCTCCGCCGTCAAGCGACTGCGGTTGATGTACGAAATCCGTAAAACGAGCGATGGACGGGAGGTCGTCGTCACCGGCCCGGACGCGCTCTTTCGCGCCACACGACGCTACGGTACACGATTCGCTCGGCTCCTACGAACCGTGGTAAAAGCCGACGAGTGGCATCTGACCGCGACCATCGACGATCACGGAACCGAGCGTGAACTCACCCTTTCCGACGCCGACCCACTGAACGGGCCGGGAACCGACCCAGTCAGCGAACTCGCGTTCGACAGCGAAGTCGAACGCGAGTTCGCGACGAGGTTCGACGCGCTCGGATTGGACTGGAACCTCGTTCGCGAACCGGAACCGCTGGAGGCGGGTTCGCGGGTAATGATCCCCGACTTCGCGTTCGACTATCGACACGCTGATTTCCGCGTCTTCTTCGAAATCATGGGCTTTTGGACGCCGGAGTACGTCGAGAAGAAATTATCGCAACTCGACACCGTGGCGGACGAACTGCTCGTCGCTGTGGACGAATCCCTCGGTGTCGGGGAAGCGATCACGGCACGCGACCACAAGGCGATTCCTTATTCCGACCGGATTCGGGTCAAGGACGTTCGCGATGCGCTCCGACGGTACGAGGAGGAACTCGTCGCCGAGAGTCGGGCGTCGCTTCCGGACGAAATCGTGCCTGAAGCGGACGTTGTTTCATTGGCCGACCTCGCCGCCGATCATGGTGTCAGCGAGGACGCGATAGAGGACACGGCGTTTCCGGAGCACGAACGAGTCGGACGGACGCTGATTCGTCCCGGTGTCCTGGACGAACTGGCCGACGGTATCGAAGACGGGATGGGGTATTCCGAAGTAGGGAATCTCCTCTCCGACGCCGAAATCGACGATGCGAGCGCCGTTCTCTCACGGCTCGGATATACGGTCGAATGGGAGGGACTGAGTGGCGGAACGATTCGAAAACGGTAG
- a CDS encoding DUF7122 family protein produces the protein MTDESRNEKSSAEPTNDGQRFDRLPVTAEEREVPGRASRREILDWWEERFGIEPKTFDGYSFWEKGKGKIWILRGDLDSPVRIEALGMTFLRTRQRHWKPTTNAAQRFGGLATRNVVHLDDQRARRFVHGEDQELDWDGDWGYLIVSHELAGGREPLGVGLYLHGELQSLVPKGRQRDI, from the coding sequence ATGACCGACGAATCGCGGAACGAGAAATCGAGTGCGGAACCGACGAACGATGGCCAGCGATTCGACCGCCTTCCGGTGACCGCGGAGGAGCGGGAGGTCCCCGGACGCGCGAGTAGACGGGAGATACTCGACTGGTGGGAGGAACGATTTGGAATCGAACCGAAAACATTCGACGGCTACTCCTTCTGGGAGAAAGGGAAAGGGAAGATATGGATCCTCCGCGGCGATCTCGACTCGCCGGTTCGAATCGAGGCGCTCGGAATGACGTTCCTTCGCACGCGACAGCGACATTGGAAACCGACGACGAACGCAGCACAGCGGTTCGGCGGACTTGCGACGAGAAACGTCGTCCACCTCGACGACCAACGAGCTCGTCGGTTCGTCCACGGCGAAGATCAGGAACTCGACTGGGACGGCGACTGGGGATACCTCATCGTCAGTCACGAACTCGCGGGCGGTCGAGAACCGCTCGGCGTCGGCCTGTATTTGCACGGCGAACTCCAGTCGCTCGTTCCGAAGGGGCGACAGCGCGATATCTGA
- a CDS encoding RsmB/NOP family class I SAM-dependent RNA methyltransferase, translated as MDALERYEPILDDYEAFLAACERPLPSVVRVNGIKATPERVTDAFDAEGVEWESREWNENVLEIEGKPGNTWPSFHGWTHGQEEVSSIPAFVLDPEPGERVLDSCAAPGSKTTQLAALLDDDGLIVANDSNLGRLSALRFNTERLGVTCTAVTNQDARNFSLKPFDFESFDAALVDVPCSCEGTIRKNPTALDDWSLDHIEGVAGVQKGILRRAVQATREGGKVVYSTCTFAPEENEAVLDHVLARENCRLVEYDIGLRSEPGLTEWHGDDYDESIRKAKRFYPHHNDTGGFFCAKLEVGA; from the coding sequence ATGGACGCACTGGAGCGATACGAACCGATCCTTGACGACTATGAGGCGTTTCTCGCCGCCTGCGAGCGCCCCCTCCCATCGGTCGTTCGGGTAAACGGCATCAAAGCGACTCCCGAACGAGTGACCGACGCGTTCGACGCCGAGGGTGTCGAATGGGAATCACGCGAATGGAACGAGAACGTGCTCGAAATCGAAGGAAAACCGGGCAACACGTGGCCTTCGTTTCACGGGTGGACACATGGACAGGAGGAAGTCTCCTCGATTCCCGCATTCGTCCTCGACCCCGAACCGGGAGAACGCGTCCTCGATTCCTGTGCTGCACCCGGAAGCAAAACGACGCAACTCGCCGCATTGCTGGACGACGACGGACTCATCGTCGCCAACGACAGCAATCTCGGTCGTCTCTCCGCGCTGCGATTTAACACCGAACGCCTCGGGGTTACCTGTACCGCGGTGACGAACCAGGACGCTCGCAACTTCTCCCTCAAACCGTTCGATTTCGAGTCGTTCGACGCTGCACTCGTGGACGTGCCCTGTTCGTGTGAGGGGACAATTCGGAAGAACCCGACAGCACTGGATGATTGGAGTCTCGACCACATCGAAGGTGTCGCAGGCGTTCAAAAGGGAATTCTCCGGCGGGCGGTTCAGGCCACGCGAGAAGGCGGGAAGGTCGTCTACTCCACCTGTACCTTTGCGCCGGAGGAAAACGAAGCCGTCCTTGATCATGTTCTCGCGCGCGAGAACTGTCGACTGGTCGAGTACGACATCGGTCTTCGATCCGAACCCGGACTGACCGAGTGGCACGGCGACGACTACGACGAGAGCATTCGAAAGGCGAAACGATTCTACCCGCATCATAACGACACGGGCGGGTTCTTCTGCGCGAAACTGGAGGTGGGCGCATGA
- a CDS encoding proteasome assembly chaperone family protein yields MSNITVVAEDIELDAPTLIEGLPGLGLVGKIATDHIVEQFDMTYYAGLDCSGIPEIAVYEGDGRELLPPVRLYADEERNLVALKSDVPVSAESSPQFANCVSSWVQSRDATPLYLSGLPHQKQSGDVPELYGVATGEASSLLDDRNIDFPSETGAISGPTGALLHRAGKLGLDSIGLIVQSDPQFPDPEAARTLIKDGIAPLADVEVNTDDLVERAEDIRQQKEQLAQRMQQAESEESSQAQPLRMFQ; encoded by the coding sequence ATGAGTAATATTACCGTGGTCGCGGAGGACATCGAACTCGATGCACCGACGCTGATCGAGGGACTTCCGGGCCTCGGATTGGTCGGGAAAATCGCCACGGATCACATCGTAGAACAGTTCGACATGACCTACTATGCGGGTCTCGACTGCAGCGGAATCCCAGAAATCGCGGTGTATGAAGGTGATGGTCGGGAGCTTCTGCCACCTGTTCGACTGTATGCGGACGAAGAACGCAATCTGGTCGCACTCAAAAGCGACGTACCCGTCTCGGCCGAGAGTTCACCGCAGTTCGCGAACTGCGTCTCCTCCTGGGTCCAATCGAGGGACGCGACACCGTTGTATCTCAGCGGTCTCCCCCATCAAAAACAGTCAGGTGATGTCCCGGAATTGTATGGCGTCGCGACCGGCGAGGCGAGTTCTTTACTGGACGATCGGAATATCGATTTCCCCAGTGAGACCGGCGCGATCAGCGGGCCGACCGGTGCCCTCCTCCATCGCGCGGGAAAACTCGGTCTGGACAGTATCGGTCTCATCGTCCAATCCGATCCACAGTTCCCCGACCCCGAGGCGGCCCGAACCCTCATCAAAGACGGCATCGCGCCGCTCGCCGACGTCGAGGTGAACACTGACGATCTCGTGGAACGCGCGGAGGATATTCGACAGCAGAAAGAACAGCTCGCCCAGCGCATGCAACAGGCCGAATCGGAGGAGAGTTCGCAGGCGCAACCGCTCCGAATGTTCCAATAA
- a CDS encoding M23 family metallopeptidase, producing the protein MKEKFNRRSLIKSIGTAATAITVPAAMSGSASAFTDGERVAATTRLNTREQPGTESPIVATVNDGEVGEIMNGPTTEDGYTWWGIHWLDRNVWGWSVERYLQSTSGGGGGADFDWPITGYITSPYGARPGHYAVDIGANGNIGEPIYAARSGVVDIRSYESGGCGNYLKLGHENGYQTMYCHLNSFDVVQGESVSRGQKIGGMGNTGNSTGPHLHFTVEQNGTHLSIPGADGENVTAGTAIPKDYSGI; encoded by the coding sequence ATGAAAGAGAAATTCAACAGACGTTCGTTGATAAAATCGATCGGAACCGCAGCAACCGCGATTACGGTTCCAGCCGCGATGAGCGGTTCGGCAAGCGCGTTCACGGATGGGGAACGAGTCGCCGCGACCACGAGACTGAACACGCGGGAACAACCAGGCACTGAGTCGCCCATCGTCGCTACGGTGAACGACGGCGAAGTCGGCGAAATAATGAACGGTCCGACGACCGAAGACGGCTACACGTGGTGGGGTATCCATTGGCTCGACCGAAACGTCTGGGGCTGGTCCGTCGAGCGATACCTCCAATCCACGTCCGGCGGCGGTGGCGGCGCGGATTTCGACTGGCCGATTACGGGCTACATCACGTCACCGTACGGTGCCCGCCCCGGACATTACGCGGTTGACATCGGCGCCAACGGCAATATCGGCGAGCCGATTTACGCGGCCCGTAGCGGCGTCGTTGATATTCGAAGCTACGAATCGGGTGGCTGTGGCAACTATCTGAAGCTCGGTCACGAAAACGGCTACCAGACGATGTACTGCCACCTCAACAGCTTCGACGTGGTACAGGGCGAGAGCGTCTCCCGCGGCCAGAAGATCGGCGGCATGGGCAACACCGGGAACTCGACCGGTCCCCACCTTCACTTCACCGTCGAGCAGAACGGTACCCACCTCTCGATTCCGGGCGCTGACGGGGAGAACGTTACTGCCGGTACCGCGATTCCGAAGGACTACTCCGGAATCTGA
- a CDS encoding pyridoxal phosphate-dependent aminotransferase, producing MTGFSDRVEHVSISGIRKVFEAAGEDAINLGIGQPDFPTPKHARQAALDAIESGETDAYTSNKGILGLREAISAKHERDNDIEIPPENIIATAGGSEALHLVMEAHVSAGEEVIYPDPGFVAYEALTHIAGGTPKPVPVRDDLTIDPAAVEEAITEDTAAFVINSPGNPTGAVSSEEDIREFARIADEHDVLCITDEVYEHIVFEGDHYSPMEFAESDNVVIVNACSKTYSMTGWRLGWVAGSERRIERMLRVHQYVQACASAPAQFAAKGALSGPQDPVDEMVASFQERRDVLLDGLSDIGLETPTPSGAFYAMPKVPEGWVDEVLSRGVIVVPGDAFGENGAGYARISYATGIEEIKESLEVMGEAANAIR from the coding sequence ATGACCGGCTTTTCGGACAGGGTCGAACACGTATCGATAAGTGGCATCCGGAAGGTGTTCGAGGCCGCAGGCGAGGACGCCATCAACCTCGGCATCGGCCAGCCCGACTTTCCAACACCGAAACACGCGCGACAGGCCGCCCTCGACGCCATCGAATCGGGAGAAACGGACGCCTACACGTCGAACAAAGGAATCCTGGGACTGAGGGAGGCTATCAGCGCGAAGCACGAACGCGACAACGATATCGAAATACCTCCCGAGAACATCATCGCCACGGCGGGCGGAAGCGAAGCCCTCCACCTCGTTATGGAAGCCCACGTGAGCGCGGGCGAGGAGGTTATCTACCCCGACCCCGGGTTCGTTGCCTACGAAGCACTGACGCATATCGCGGGCGGGACGCCGAAACCGGTGCCGGTCCGCGACGACCTGACGATCGACCCAGCGGCAGTCGAGGAAGCGATTACCGAAGACACCGCCGCGTTCGTCATCAACAGCCCCGGCAATCCGACCGGCGCGGTCTCCAGCGAGGAAGATATCCGCGAGTTCGCCCGTATCGCGGACGAACACGATGTCCTTTGCATCACGGATGAGGTGTACGAACACATCGTCTTCGAGGGCGACCACTACTCGCCGATGGAGTTCGCCGAATCGGACAACGTCGTCATCGTCAACGCCTGCTCGAAGACCTACTCGATGACCGGATGGCGACTCGGGTGGGTCGCCGGTAGCGAGCGCCGAATCGAGCGCATGCTCCGGGTTCACCAGTACGTCCAAGCTTGCGCGAGTGCTCCGGCGCAGTTCGCCGCGAAAGGTGCGCTCTCCGGGCCACAAGACCCGGTGGACGAAATGGTCGCTTCGTTCCAGGAGCGCAGGGACGTGCTCCTCGATGGACTCTCGGATATCGGCCTCGAAACGCCAACGCCGTCCGGTGCGTTCTACGCGATGCCGAAAGTTCCCGAGGGATGGGTAGACGAAGTCCTTTCGCGGGGGGTCATCGTCGTTCCCGGTGACGCCTTCGGCGAGAACGGTGCCGGTTACGCCCGTATCTCCTACGCGACAGGTATCGAGGAGATCAAGGAGTCGCTCGAAGTGATGGGTGAAGCGGCGAACGCGATTCGGTAA